The Candidatus Bathyarchaeia archaeon sequence AGGACGCCGATCCTGCCCTTAGGAATCGTTAAGCTCAAGGTGGCCATACCTTTAATTCCTCCAGTATTCTTTGGACGGGCTTGACATCGACGCCCAGTTTAATGAAGTATTTGTTTATGTTCTCCAAGTCCCTTGTCAGGTACATTGTGGATGAGGGGTGCTCCCTATGCAGGGCTTGGGATAAATCTATGAGGAAAGGTTTTCCCCGCTGCATCATGATGTTGTATTCGCTGAGGTCGGCGTGGACGAGCTCCGCTGAAACGTAAAGCTTCTTGACTTGGTTGAGGATCTCCCTGTACAGCCTCGTGGGAGCCTTTACTTCCACTTCCCTTAAGAGGGGGGCTGGTGAACCGTCGACGCCGATAAACTCCATGATGAGCACGTTTTTCTCGACTAAAATGGGCTTTGGAACGAAAACCCCTGCGCTGTAAGCCGCCTGCAGGTTTTTAAACTCCTTCTGGGCCCATAAGTAGATGAGGGACCTAGTATCCCTCTTCACCCTCCGGAACCTTGGGTCGCCTTCAATATAGTTTATCATTCCTCGCCTAAACTCTGAGGATGAAGTAAGATAGATTTTAACAGCCACCTTTAACCCGTTTTTCAAGACTCCCCAATAGACCTTGGATTCCTTACCGGCTTTCACAACCCCATGGATGGTGGTTAAAAAATTTAGGTTGAGAAGCCTGTACAGCGTCATGAGGGTTGACTTGTCGAAAACCTCCTCCAGCGCCTCCAGCTCCTCGCTCCTCTTCACCTTTATAAGCTGCTCTCTGATGTACCGTTTCTCCCTGAGGGCCACCTTCCTCTCTGCGCGGAGGCTCACAT is a genomic window containing:
- a CDS encoding serine protein kinase RIO, which gives rise to MSLRAERKVALREKRYIREQLIKVKRSEELEALEEVFDKSTLMTLYRLLNLNFLTTIHGVVKAGKESKVYWGVLKNGLKVAVKIYLTSSSEFRRGMINYIEGDPRFRRVKRDTRSLIYLWAQKEFKNLQAAYSAGVFVPKPILVEKNVLIMEFIGVDGSPAPLLREVEVKAPTRLYREILNQVKKLYVSAELVHADLSEYNIMMQRGKPFLIDLSQALHREHPSSTMYLTRDLENINKYFIKLGVDVKPVQRILEELKVWPP